The segment AGAGCTTGACCATGAGGTGCTTGGGGCCGTTCTGGTCTGCCGTGATGAAGGGCAGGTTGATCTCGGTCTCCATGGTGGAGGAGAGTTCCTGCTTGGCCTTTTCGGAGGCCTCCTTCAGGCGCTGCAGGGCCATGCGGTCCTTGGACAGGTCGATGCCGTTGTCGCGCTTGAACTCTTCCACAAGGTACTGGATGATGCGCTGGTCGAAGTCCTCGCCGCCGAGGAAGGTGTCGCCGTTGGTGGCGCGCACCTCGACCACGTTGTCGCCGACCTCGAGGATGGAGATGTCGAAGGTGCCGCCGCCCAGGTCGAACACGGCGATTTTCTCGTTCTTCTTGCGGTCCATGCCGTAGGCGAGGCTGGCCGCCGTGGGCTCGTTGATGATGCGCTTGACCTCAAGCCCGGCGATCTTGCCGGCGTCCTTGGTGGCCTGGCGCTGAGAGTCGTTGAAGTAGGCCGGAACAGTGATGACGGCCTCGGTGACGGTCTCGCCCAGATAGGTCTCGGCGTCCTTTTTCAGCTTCTGCAGGATGAAGGCGGAGACCTCGGGCGGGCTGTACTTCTTGCCCGCAATTTCGACCCAGGCGTCGTTGTTCTTGCCGGGCACGATCTTGTAGGGGCAGTGCTCACGCCATTTTTTGACCTCGGGCGCGTCGTACTGGCGGCCCATGAGGCGTTTGATGGCGTAGATGGTCTTGTCCGGGTTGGTCACGCTCTGGCGCTTGGCGATCTCGCCGATCAGCCGTTCCTTGTCGGTGAAGGCCACGATGGACGGGGTGGTGCGGCCGCCCTCGGGGCTGGTGATGCATTTGGGGTCCTTGCCCTCCATGACGTACACGCAGGAGTTGGTGGTGCCCAGGTCGATGCCGATGATCTTGCCCATAAACTGAACCTCCGGGTGAGGAATGATGTTTGTCGTTGCGTTGTGATGTAAGACCGCTTTCGCCGTTGTAAAGGCCGTGGGCCTACGCTTCCTGGCCCTTGTTCACCAGCACCTTGGCCGGGCGGATGACGCGCCCCTTGAGCACGTAGCCCGCCTGGGCCACCTGGGCCACGCAGCCTTCCTCCTTGTCCGGCTGGCACACGGTGCCGATGGCCTCGTGCACTCCCGGATCGAAGGCTTCGCCGCAGGCGCCAACGCATTCGAGCCCGTGCTTTTTGAGGGTGTCGAGGAAAATTTTGCGGGTCATCTCCACGCCCATCACCAGATTCTTGCACGCGGGGTCGCTCCCGGCGTGCTCGATTGCCAGGGCCAGATTGTCCAGCACGGGCAGGAGATCGGCCAGCACGCTTTCCGTGGCGTAGCGGCGCACCTCGTCGGTCTCGCGCTGGATGCGGCGCTTGAAGTTTTCATTGTCGGCCAGGGCGCGCAGCTTCACGTCCTCGGCCTCGGCCATCACGGCGCATTTTGCGCACACGTGGGCCTTGCACAGGGCCACAAGCTCCTCTTCCGAGAGGTCGATCTTGGGGGCCTGGGCCTCGGCTGCTTCCTGGGGCTCGTCGTCAGGTGTCCTGTTCTTCGACATGGTCTCCGTCCTTGCTGGCCCTCGCGGGCGTTCTGTCCGACACAGGCGACGCCGGGCAGCTCTCGGTGAAGCGCGCCCGGCGTCGAGGTCATTTGAATCAGTAAGCATACTTCCGGCCATGTCAACACTGGCCGGTGCGGGTTTGTGCCGCGCGGAAGGCAAAAAGAGCGGCTACTTCTTCAACTGGTACACGGAGGTCCGTTCCGGATTGGCGGTGTCCACTTGGTAGAGCATACCGCCGAAGTCCATCAGCCGACCTGTGGCGTCGAGCTTGTCGCCGTAGCGCCAAGTGACCGAGAGATGGAGCGTGCCGTCCTCGTCCACGCTCCAACTGCCGCGGCCGGCCATTGCCCCGTGCATGGCGTTTGCCGACTCGCCCTTGACGGTGCCGTCATCGTAGAGGTGCAGACTGTCGCGCAGGAAGCCGAAGCTTCCTACGAGGTGTCCCTTGCGCTCGGCG is part of the Humidesulfovibrio mexicanus genome and harbors:
- the grpE gene encoding nucleotide exchange factor GrpE gives rise to the protein MSKNRTPDDEPQEAAEAQAPKIDLSEEELVALCKAHVCAKCAVMAEAEDVKLRALADNENFKRRIQRETDEVRRYATESVLADLLPVLDNLALAIEHAGSDPACKNLVMGVEMTRKIFLDTLKKHGLECVGACGEAFDPGVHEAIGTVCQPDKEEGCVAQVAQAGYVLKGRVIRPAKVLVNKGQEA